CGTGCGCGCGCGGCGGATGTCCGGTTGACGGACCTTCGGATCGTCCTGCGGGAGATCGCGGTACTCGATGCGCGAGGAGCTTCCGGTGATCTCGAGGATTTCCTCGGCGAACCTCGCGATCGTCATCTCCGCGGGATTCCCCAAGTTGACCGGGTGCGTCTCGTCCGAGAGGAGAAGCCGGTAGATTCCATCCACCAGGTCGGACACATAGCAGAACGAGCGCGTCTGGGTGCCGTCTCCGAAAACCGTCAGCGGTTCGTGATTCAATGCCTGAACGATAAACGTCGGAACGACCCGCCCGTCGCGCGCCCGCATCCTCGGCCCGAACGTGTTGAAGATCCGGGCGATCCGCGTCTCGACTCCGTGCGTCCGGTGGTACGCCATCGCGAGGGCCTCGCCGAAGCGCTTCGCCTCGTCGTACACGCCCCGCGGTCCGATCGGGTTCACGTTCCCCCAGTACGACTCCTCCTGCGGATGGACGAGCGGATCGCCGTACACCTCGGAGGAGGAAGCGAGCAGAAACCGCGCCCCCTTCGCCTTCGCGAGGCCGAGCGCCTTGTGCGTTCCGAGTGCTCCCACCTTGAGGGTTTGGATCGGAAGCTCGAGATAGTCGATCGGGCTCGCCGGGGAAGCGAAGTGGATGACCGCGTCGAGCGATCCGGCGACGTAGATGAACTCGGTGACGTCGTGTTGGACGAACCGGAAGCTCGGGTTCCCGATCAGGTGCTGGAAGTTGTCCGGGTTCCCGGTGATGAAGTTGTCCATCGCGACGACCTCGTGGCCCTCGCGGATCAGAAGGTCGCAAAGATGGGAGCCGAGGAATCCGGCCCCTCCGGTCACCAGCGCTCGCATGCCCGCACTCCCTCGCGGCGCCCCGGCGGGGCCGCCGATTCCCTTTCGATCAGGGCCTTCCGACCGAGAAGTACTCGAACCCCGCGTCGCGCACCTTGCGCGGCTCGTAGACGTTGCGGCAATCCACGAGAACCGGCTTCGCCATCGCCGAGCGGATCCCGGCGAAGTCGAGCTCCCGGAACTCGTTCCATTCGGTCATCACGACAAGGACGTCCGCCCCCTCCGCCGTCCCGAGCACTGATCCGGTCAGCGCGAGATCGGGGATCTCCTTCTTCGCGTTCGGCCCCGCCACCGGGTCGAAAGCCCGCACGTCGGCCCCCTCGCCGCGAAGGATCCGGATCACGTC
This Candidatus Eisenbacteria bacterium DNA region includes the following protein-coding sequences:
- a CDS encoding SDR family oxidoreductase; this encodes MRALVTGGAGFLGSHLCDLLIREGHEVVAMDNFITGNPDNFQHLIGNPSFRFVQHDVTEFIYVAGSLDAVIHFASPASPIDYLELPIQTLKVGALGTHKALGLAKAKGARFLLASSSEVYGDPLVHPQEESYWGNVNPIGPRGVYDEAKRFGEALAMAYHRTHGVETRIARIFNTFGPRMRARDGRVVPTFIVQALNHEPLTVFGDGTQTRSFCYVSDLVDGIYRLLLSDETHPVNLGNPAEMTIARFAEEILEITGSSSRIEYRDLPQDDPKVRQPDIRRARTILGWEPKVGLREGLERTIDHFRNLAAGGA